A single genomic interval of Candidatus Zixiibacteriota bacterium harbors:
- a CDS encoding 6-phosphofructokinase: protein MSENIKTIGILTGGGDCPGLNAVIRAVVLTASYEYGWICVGFLDGFEGLMDERYINLTPQSVRGILPQGGTILGSSNRGNPFEWPVKEGGERKIVDRSERVYETIRGLGLDALIVIGGDGTMHVSKMFMDKYGIKVIGVPKTIDNDLQATEVTFGFATAVVTATEAIDKLHTTAASHHRVMVLEVMGRNVGWIALESGVAGGADVILIPEIPYDMEKVCDKIHRRRSRGSNFSIVVVAEGAKPAGGDVILLNPEMKGTIHEKLGGVGFKVAKDIEAGTGMETRATVLGHLQRGGQPCSFDRYLSTRFGRAAADLVKAEKFGHMVCYRGGEIQSIPIADAIGGFKSVDPDGDGVRTAEALGISFGR, encoded by the coding sequence ATGAGCGAAAACATCAAGACTATCGGCATCCTCACCGGCGGCGGCGACTGTCCCGGCCTCAACGCCGTTATCCGCGCGGTCGTCCTGACGGCGAGCTACGAATACGGCTGGATCTGCGTCGGTTTCCTTGACGGCTTCGAGGGCCTCATGGACGAGCGCTATATCAACCTGACGCCGCAGTCGGTGCGCGGGATCCTGCCGCAGGGCGGGACGATCCTCGGCTCCTCCAACCGCGGCAATCCATTCGAGTGGCCGGTCAAGGAGGGCGGCGAGCGCAAGATCGTCGACCGCTCCGAACGCGTCTATGAAACTATCCGCGGTCTCGGCCTAGATGCTCTGATTGTCATCGGCGGCGACGGCACGATGCATGTCTCGAAGATGTTCATGGACAAGTACGGCATCAAGGTGATCGGGGTGCCCAAGACGATCGACAACGACCTGCAGGCGACGGAGGTGACATTCGGATTTGCCACGGCGGTGGTGACCGCGACCGAGGCGATCGACAAGCTGCATACCACGGCGGCCAGTCATCATCGGGTGATGGTGCTGGAGGTCATGGGGCGCAACGTGGGGTGGATTGCGCTTGAATCGGGGGTGGCCGGCGGTGCGGATGTGATCCTGATTCCGGAGATTCCATACGACATGGAGAAGGTGTGCGACAAGATTCATCGCCGGCGCAGCCGCGGGAGCAACTTCTCGATTGTCGTCGTGGCGGAAGGCGCCAAGCCGGCCGGCGGGGACGTGATCCTGCTGAATCCCGAAATGAAGGGGACGATTCACGAGAAGCTGGGCGGGGTCGGATTCAAGGTAGCAAAGGATATCGAGGCGGGTACCGGCATGGAGACCCGAGCGACAGTTTTGGGGCACTTGCAACGCGGCGGTCAACCCTGTTCGTTTGATCGATATTTGAGTACGCGCTTCGGACGCGCGGCGGCGGATCTGGTCAAGGCCGAGAAATTCGGCCACATGGTGTGCTATCGCGGCGGGGAAATCCAGAGCATCCCGATTGCAGACGCCATCGGCGGCTTCAAGTCCGTCGACCCGGACGGAGACGGCGTGCGCACAGCAGAAGCGCTCGGCATCTCGTTCGGCCGTTAA